Proteins encoded in a region of the Tautonia rosea genome:
- a CDS encoding response regulator yields the protein MPTALIVEDEPDANTLLSMLVQMRGYRPQSALGGIEALEQLNQHRPDVVLLDLMLPDLSGYEVCRAIKAARETALIPVVVVSAARVEENEARSYAAGANDFVPKPYTPDQIFRALSAADAWRQDVGRRPAEGCFSFDLRDPLEPLRELSRLRSLLRAWTPLPNDSLCSVIVALRDLWDSASSWGRRQEGSVTGRPIASVHYRLESDRLVFSIEDRSDGWLRHDAPSTPESLHGLPSEFVETERHDDRLVFVCRHSQVDPEPDLDFDSDLHDTDDVH from the coding sequence ATGCCGACCGCGCTGATTGTTGAAGACGAACCCGACGCCAACACGCTGCTCTCGATGCTCGTCCAGATGCGCGGCTACCGACCCCAGTCGGCCCTCGGCGGCATCGAGGCCCTCGAACAGTTGAACCAGCACCGGCCCGACGTCGTTCTGCTCGACCTGATGCTCCCCGACCTCAGCGGATACGAGGTCTGTCGCGCCATCAAGGCCGCCCGAGAAACCGCCCTCATCCCCGTCGTCGTCGTCTCGGCCGCCCGCGTCGAGGAAAACGAGGCCCGCTCTTACGCCGCTGGCGCCAACGACTTCGTTCCCAAGCCCTACACCCCCGACCAGATCTTTCGCGCCCTCTCGGCCGCCGACGCCTGGCGGCAGGATGTTGGCCGACGCCCCGCCGAGGGCTGTTTCAGCTTCGACCTCCGCGACCCCCTCGAACCGCTCCGCGAGCTGTCTCGCCTCCGCAGCCTCCTCCGCGCCTGGACCCCCTTGCCCAACGATTCGCTCTGTTCCGTGATCGTCGCCCTCCGCGATCTCTGGGATTCCGCCTCCTCCTGGGGACGACGGCAGGAAGGCTCCGTCACCGGACGACCGATTGCCTCGGTCCACTATCGCCTCGAATCCGACCGCCTGGTCTTCTCCATCGAAGACCGCAGCGACGGCTGGCTCCGCCACGACGCCCCCTCCACCCCTGAATCCCTCCACGGTCTTCCTTCCGAGTTCGTCGAAACCGAACGCCACGACGACCGCCTCGTCTTCGTCTGCCGACACTCCCAGGTCGATCCCGAGCCCGATCTCGACTTCGATTCCGACCTTCACGACACCGACGACGTCCACTGA